From a region of the Helianthus annuus cultivar XRQ/B chromosome 5, HanXRQr2.0-SUNRISE, whole genome shotgun sequence genome:
- the LOC110881804 gene encoding uncharacterized protein LOC110881804 → MAPKSLILFTLLTLSLSFPAITAVKYYVTNVAANTPGGIRFTNEIGIPYTKQIMGTINNFIWSIIFQENNPSDRSPIDSVIVYIVEFDGAEAIRWGANLINVSSIYLKGYEGDLKWEFTSLMYHEMTHCFQWDGEGHAPVGLVEGVADYTILKAGYAPEGFAKPGQGERWDQGYDFTARFLEYCDGIIPGFVAKLNKKMRFDYDVKYFEDLTGKPVDQLWKEYKAKYVHEH, encoded by the coding sequence ATGGCTCCTAAATCCTTGATCTTGTTTACCCTCCTAACCCTCTCATTATCCTTCCCTGCGATTACAGCCGTGAAATACTATGTGACAAATGTTGCGGCCAATACCCCAGGCGGCATCCGTTTCACCAACGAAATCGGAATTCCCTACACAAAGCAAATAATGGGTACCATCAACAACTTCATATGGTCCATAATCTTCCAAGAAAACAACCCTTCAGATCGAAGCCCAATAGATTCTGTAATTGTTTACATTGTAGAGTTCGATGGAGCCGAAGCAATCAGATGGGGTGCTAACCTCATTAATGTTAGTTCCATATATTTAAAAGGATACGAAGGAGACTTGAAATGGGAATTCACATCCCTAATGTACCATGAAATGACGCATTGTTTTCAATGGGATGGTGAGGGTCATGCACCGGTAGGGTTGGTTGAAGGGGTCGCCGATTATACAATCTTAAAAGCAGGATACGCACCAGAAGGGTTCGCAAAACCAGGACAAGGGGAGCGTTGGGATCAAGGGTATGATTTCACCGCTCGTTTTCTTGAATATTGTGACGGGATCATCCCCGGGTTTGTGGCAAAGCTTAACAAGAAAATGAGGTTTGATTATGATGTCAAGTATTTTGAAGACTTGACGGGAAAGCCCGTTGATCAACTTTGGAAGGAGTACAAGGCTAAATATGTACATGAACATTGA